The following is a genomic window from Dehalogenimonas sp. 4OHTPN.
AGAGGATGCTTACAGCGGGGGCAGGCATAAATCCCTTCAAACATCGTTTCACCTCCCGGTAGATTTCGTCTTTCATTATCGTCCCGGGGGATCGGCGGCGTACATCCCCCAAAAGTGCCCCCGGAGGCAGAAATTAGTAATAGACGGCTGCTCGAGGCGCTGTGGGAGTACTAATGTTCTTCTAAAAGAGTACTATCTGGCTCTTGCGGAGCGGCTGGCGCGGGAGTAGATTTTGTACCGCAACCTGGAGAAGAAGATGGCGCAACCGGTTAAGAAGGATATCATCATCGTGGCGTCTCACGAAGAGGCGGCGCGCCAGCAAATTTCGGCTAAACTGATCATGGCGGGACTCCGGTGCCTGACCGCGTCCAGCAGCGCCGAAACGATCGAACTCATCTACCACCGGGATGTGGCTCTGGTGCTGCTCGAGGCGGCCATGCCCGGCCGGTCCGGGCTCCAGGTCCTCCAGGAGATCACCGCGGTCAGCCCGGACACGGCGGTGGTGACGATGCTCGACGGGCGGGACCGGGAGGCGGCCGTCCGCTGCCTGGACCTGGGCGCCGCCGACTACCTGGTCAAACCGGCGAATCTGGAGGAGACGCTCTTGAAAACCCGGCGCATCCTGGATTGGCGGCAGCTGGTGATGCAGCACCGCGAATACAAGACGACGCTGGAGCAGCGGGTGAGCGAGCGAACCCGGGACCTGATCCAGACGGTGGCCAAGATGAAATCCGCGGCCGTCGATACCCTGGTGCGGCTGGCCCGGGCCGCCGAGTACAAGGACGAAGACACCGGCAGCCACATCCAGCGGATGAGCCGCTATACCGCCCTGGTGGCCGAGAGAATGGGGTTGGCCGACGACTACGTTGAGTCACTGCTGTATGCCGCCACCATGCACGATATCGGCAAGATCGGCATCCCCGACAGCATCCTGCTCAAACCAGGCAAACTGACCGACGAGGAGTGGTCGGTAATGAAGCAGCACACCGTCATCGGGGCGCGCATCCTCGACGGCGCCGAGGCCGAAATCGTGAAGCTGGGGGCGGCCATCGCCATCAGCCACCATGAAAAATGGAACGGCAGCGGCTATCCCTTCGGCTTCAAAGGCGAGGAAATCCCGCTGCCCGGGCGCATCGCCGCCATCGCCGACGTTTTCGACTCACTGACTTCCAAACGCGCCTACCGCAAAGACGATTTCACCGCCGACGAGACGTTCAAGATTATTGAACAGAGCGTCGGCGTCCAGTTCGATCCGGCGGTCTTCGCCGCCTTCAAGGCCGCCTGGCCGGATATCAGGGCGGAACACCAGCGGTTCCGCACCCTGGAAGCCAGCCGGGCATCGTCCCAAATTGACACCGCTGTGCTTTCGTGATAATTTTGAAGGTACGGCGGCGCCCCGAGGCGTGCCAATTGAAGGGAGTTTCCCGCATGCTGGAAAAGGTCAAGACAGTCCTGGACAAGATCCGCCCGTCTCTGCAGGCTGACGGCGGCGACGTTCAACTGGTCGAGGTTAAAGAAAAAGAAGGCATCGTCAAGGTCAAACTCACCGGCGCCTGCGCCGGCTGCCCGATGTCCCAGATGACCCTTAAAAACGGCATCGAGCGCATTCTGAAGCGCGAGGTTCCGGAAGTCAAAGAGGTGGTGGCCGCCTGAACCGGCCTGGATTACCGATCACGGGAAAGCCCGCTTTTTAAAGCGGGCTTTTTGCTGCCGCTCATGCCGACTGCCGGGATTTGGAGTCCTCGCCCAGGCGGTTGATGGAGGTGACGCCCTTGACGCCTTCCATCTTGGAGATGAGCCGCGCCAGCTGGGTCAGGCCTTTGGTTTCAATGTCCAGGGTGATGGAGGTCACCCGGTCCGGGCTTTCGGCCACCGTCATGTTGGAAATGTTGACTTTCTCATCAGCGATGAGGGTTGAGATGTCCCGCACCAGGCCGACCCTGTCCCAGGCCAGCACCTGCAGCCTGGTGGGATAGAACTGGTCCTGGCGGCCCCACTCCACCCGGATCAGCCGCTCCGGTTCTTCCTCTTTCAGCACGTTATGGCAGTCGGCGCGGTGGATGGTCACCCCCTGTGAGCGGGTGACATAGCCGATGATGTCCTCGCCGGGCAGCGGCCGACAGCAGCCAGCGATCTTGGTCAGCACGTCGCCGATGCCCATGACCGACACGCCGGAACTATCAGCCCTGGCCGGCGCCGCCGGCGCGGCGGCTTCGACCGGGTGCGGCGCCTCGGCGGCGGCTACCTGCGACAGGGCGATGGAGTGCGCCGACAACCCGCCGTAGCCGACAGCGGCTAAAAATTCATCGATGTTCTCGCAGTTGTTCTGGTGAGCCAGGGTTTTGAAATCGGGGATCTTTAGTCCCAGGTGGCGGAACTCTTTCTCCAGCAGTTCCCGGCCTTTTTCAATATTTTCGGTGCGCTCCTGTTTCTTGAACCACTGGCGGATTTTGGTGATGGCGTGGCTGGTTTTGACATAGCCCAGGTTGGGATTGAGCCAGTCACGCGACGGCCCCTTGTCCTTCTTGGTGGTGACGATCTCCACCACTTCGCCGTTACGGAGCCGGTAGTCCAGGCCGACCAGTTTGCCGTTAACCTTGGCGCCGACGCAGCGGTGGCCCAGTTCGGTATGGACGCGGTAGGCGAAATCCAGCGGCGTCGCCCCCTTGGGCAGGTCTTTGATTTCGCCGCCGGGAGTAAAGACGAAAACCTGGTCATTGAAAATGTCGGTCTTGACCGACTCTAAAAACTCCTCGGCGCCGGCCAGGTCGCGGTGCCAGTCAGCCAACTGGCGCAGCCAGGAGATGCGGTCTTCCGATTTGGGGGCGGCTTTGTCGCCCTCCTTATAGCGCCAGTGGGCGGCTACGCCGTACTCCGCCAGCCGGTGCATTTCATAGGTCCGGATCTGGATCTCCAGCGGCGTGGCGGACATGGACAGCACGGCGGTGTGCAGCGACTGGTAGCCGTTAGGCTTGGGGTTGGCGATATAATCGTCGAAAGAGCCGGGGATGGGGTGCCACAGGTTGTGAACGGCGCCCAGGGCGGTATAGCATTCGTTTACCGAGACAACCAGCACACGGATAGCCAGCAGGTCATAAATCTCATCGAAGTGACGACCCTGAAGGGCGTATTTTTCGGCCTTCTGGTGCAGGGAGTAGATATGTTTGGCCCGGCCGGTGATCTCCGCCTTGATGCCGACTTTATCGAATTCCGACCGCAGCACGTCAATGACCTTGCCGATAAACTCTTCACGCTGGGCGCGCTTGGAGGCCAGCAGCCGCGCCAGGCTCTTATAATGCTGCGGCTCCAGGAAGCGGAAGGCCAGGTCCTCCAGCTGCCACTTGATCTCCCAGATGCCCAGGCGATGAGCCAGCGGGGCATAGATTTCCAGCGTTTCCCGGGCGGTGTCCTTCTGCTTCTCCGGCGGCATGGCGTCCAGGGTGCGCATGTTGTGCAGCCGGTCGGCCAGCTTGATAAAGACGACCCTGAGATCCTCGGCCATGGCTACCAGCATCTTCCGGAGGTTCTCCGCCTGGCGCTCGTAGGTGGTGTTGCCGGAGAATCTGGTCTCGCCGGGGGCGGCCAGCGACAGCTTGGCCAGTTTGGTAACGCCGTCCACCAGCTTGCCGACGTCCTTGCCGAAAAGCTCCTCGATCTTCGTGAGCGGGATGGCCGAGTCCTCCGGGACATCGTGGAGCAGGGCGGCTTTAACTGCGGTGGCATCGAGCTGGAGCTCAGCCAGGATAAGGGCGACAGACAGGGGGTGCTCGATGAACGGTTCGCCGCTTTTCCGGGTCTGGCCCTCGTGGGCTTTGGCCGCGAAGTCATAGGCCGATCTTATTTGCTCGACCTTCTCCCACGGCAGGTATCGGGCGGTAGCCTCTAAAAGAGCGGTTACTTCCACTTGTTTACCATAATACGGCCAGTGGCCAAGTATAGCGTAAAAAGCCATCAGCTGTCAGCTATCAGCATTCGATAACCCGGTAGTATTGCGGCGGGTGCTATAATTTCCAGACAAGCGATGGAACGGCAAAATAACATCCTCAAGTTTGCGTTATTCGGAGCGGCGGGCTTCGGGCTGGGAGGATATTTGTACGGGATAAGCATACAAACTCCTTTGCCCGGCACCAGCTTTTATGTTCTTTTAACACTATTTGGGTTTGCGGCGCAGGCCGGAGTAGGTGGATTGGCTTTGGCAATGGCCTTACGTGTAAATCCGCCACGGGCATTAAAAATGGTGTTATTCTGCATCTTTGGTTTCCTTGCGGCCAGATATCTTCTAATGCTTCCATTCGCCTTAGTAATCGGGGATCGTTTCAGTGGAAACCCACCCGAGTCTTACATGTTAAACCTGCTCTTTGGATTTACAAGCGGCGTTGGGGCAGGTACTGGAATATGGCTAAGTTCCGGACGTGGAAGAAGTGTAGGTCTTTTAATACTTTCCGGTGGAATTGGATTCGGATTCGGATTGTTAATCACCACTCCGCTCTACTATGGACTATCGCCTCAGCATTGGTTAGGGTATACGGTTGCAGGAACTATCGGCGGCGGGGTGCTGGGGGCGGCGGTGGGGAGTGTGCAAACACCGGTGGCGAAGAAATGAAGAAGGTCTACAGAATATTGCTGGCCGCGGCGGGCGGGACGGGGGAACGCGGGCGCAATATATTGCGCCCCTACACCAGCAGGTTGCGTGAAAAGGTTGAAACAACGTGAGAAAAGTCCATAGAGTCATCCTGGCCGGAATTATTGGCTTTATCGTGACCTCGGTTGTATATGCCTGGCTGACAGGGAGATTCGGCCCTTATACAGGCGGCGCACCGGGTACCTGGCTCCTGGTCGTTGGACTTGCTCTGATCAGCTACTCGCTTTATCAAATCCGCCCTTCGCTTCTGTTCTTCGGCTGGGGCTTCTTGGGCCTGATATGGACGGTGTTTTTATTGGTATCAGGTTCTCTCGAAGGTGTCTTTTCAGAATTTCTGACCATCATCCTATTTGGTTTACCGAGCGCGGGGCTGCTGATGGTGGCGGTTCGGCTCCTCATTGAAGAAGGTCGAAGGTCCAATGAAAAAGCTTCATAAGATATTCTTAGCCGCGGCGGGCGGGGTAGTTATCCTCGCACTCGTTTGGCCGGTGCTGAACTACGGCATCTATTTCACAGACCCACTCAACTCCATAATGGGCGCCCTGACGTTAATCGTATTCCTCGCCGGTGCCCTGCTGGTGAGTTACGCCGCTCGGGAGGTCCATCCGGTGTTGGTGCTGGCTGTCTGGGGCATCCTTTTCCTGGCGCATCTGGTGAGGTTCCTGGCTGGCAACATCGAAGGATTCATGGCGGGTTTGATCATGACGATGACGCTGGGGATCCCCGGAGTTATCCTGTCATTCATCGGGCTTAGGACGTATTTACGCAGCAGGCGGCAGGCGGAGTGACAAAGAGGGAAAAAGGCGGGGAGACAGAAACCGCCGCCGCTTTCGTCATCGGTTGCCTGCTGCTGGCATGGACCTTTGGCGCATTGACCGCCGCAGACAACGGCCTTGTGAAATATCTGGCTGTGGTATTTGCTGGGCTACCGGGCGTCGGGCTGGTGATCTACGGGTTCCGGCTGGCTCTCAGCAAAAAGCGCGAGAAGGAGCCGCTTGGAACCGTAAACGAGAGGAAAGAGATTCCCTGATTCCACCTCAAATGGAGAGGAAGAAACGCTTGGAAGAACTTAAAATGGAACTACGGACTATCGGCCGGGTGAAAAGCCCGGTTATCGACAATCCGGCCAATGGTTTCGACTGGCGGGAGGTAGTGTCGGAGATCGAGATCGAACCCGCCCTGGAAGAAGGTCTGGACAGCCTGACCGATTTCTCCCACATCATGATCACCTGGTGGATGCATCGGGCGGTGGACCCATCAAAGAAAGCGCTCAAGGTCTATCCAAGGGGCCGCAAAGACCTGCCGCCGGTAGGCGTCTTCGCTTCCCGCAGCCCTTACCGGCCCAACTCGCTGGGACGGGCGACGGTCAGGCTGCTCGAACGGCGCGGCTCCACTCTGGTTGTCCACGGGCTGGATGCCATTGACGGCACGCCGGTGCTGGACATCAAGCCCTTCATTCCCGGCTATGACTCTCCGCTGGAAGGAGTATTTGCCCCGGAATGGGCGACGCGTCACCAGCGGAAAAGCTGAAAGCGGTTTACCGCTTGCTGCTCGAGCGCTACGGGCCTCAGCGGTGGTGGCCGGGGGAAACACCTTTCGAGGTCATGACCGGGGCGGTGCTTACCCAATCCGCCGCCTGGGGCAACGTCGAGAAAGCTATTGGCAACCTGAAAGCGGCCGGCAAACTATCAGCCGCGGCGCTCAGAGACATCCCCGCCGCCGACCTGGCCGTATTGATCTACCCGTCCGGCTACTATAACGCCAAAGCCAGGAAGCTGAAAGCCCTCGTCGAGTGGCTGGGGAACTACGGCGACGACCTGTCGAGGCTGGACAGGCGGGATTCCCAAGGTTTGAGAGAAGAATTACTCGGGGTTCACGGCATCGGGCCGGAGACGGCGGACTCCATCCTGCTTTACGCCCTGGGGCGGCCGATCTTCGTTATCGACGCCTATACCCGGCGCCTGTATCCTCGCCTGGGCATCAAGCCTGACAGGGACACTTACGACTCCTGGCAGCGGTTGTTCATGGCTAACCTGCCGCATGAGGCGGCCTCATTTAACGAATACCACGCCTTGATCGTCCGGCACGGCAAGGAGAGCTGCCGGAAAAAGCCGCGGTGCCGGGACTGCTGCCTTTCCGAGTTGTGCCCGGCCTTCAGCCCGTAACCAGTTCCGCCATTTCCACCAGGCCGAGGTATTCCCCGGACGGGCTGCGCACCGCCAGGTAGCGTATACGGATCCGGCGCCCGTCACTCTTTTCCACCAGGTGCTCCTCCGAGTCTCGGCGGCCGGACTTGAAGTCCGTTACCATTTTATCTATGGCCGCCCAGCTTGACGGCTGATGGCATTCCCTGACGTCCCTGCCGATGATGTCCGGCGGCCGGTTGAAGATGCGGTGAGCCGAAAACCACACGATGCGGCCAGCGGCGTCCATGAAAGTCAGGTCCAGCGGCAGTGTCTCGAGCAGCGCAATCAGAGTTGAGGCGTTAACCGTTTGCAGCATAATTCCCCCTGTCGACGGCGAGATAATAACAAGGCGGCCGGGCTGACGTAAAGCAGAAGCCCGGCCAGTTCACCGCCGCTTGGCAGCCAGTGCTATAATTTCCACAGAAGTAGCGAGAGGTGGCATATGGCCCGAAAAGAATACGATTTCTCCGGATTTACCGAGGTCGAGGCGCGCAACGCCTTAAAAGTTGAAATTAAACGCGCCGACACTTATTCGGTTGCCGCCGAGGCGGACGAAGAGGTTCTGAACGATATTAAATTGACCGTCGCCGCGGGCCGGTTGACCGCCAAATTGGAAGCCCGCTGGGGACACCTGGGACTCCTGTTCAAGGGATCGCCAACGCCCAAAGTCCTGATCACCATGCCGGCGCTTCAAGCCGTTGAACTCGCCGCCGCCAGCCGCGGCGAAATTACCGGTTTTGCCGGCGGGAGCCTTTTCAAAGTTGAGCTGGCCGGCGCCTCCAAGTTATCCGGCGATGTTACCTGTGGCCAGCTTGAGATTGAGGCCGGGGCAGCTTCACACGTCGAACTTACAGGTAAAGCCGATTCGGCGGCTGTCGAACTCTCCGGGGCTTCCAATGCCAACCTGGAAAAGATGAGCGTCGGCGGTGCTAAAGTCAAACTTGGCGGCGCCTCCACCGCCGCCATCAACCTCGCCGGAAAGCTCGATGCCCAAGTTACCGGGGCTTCCAGCCTGCGCTGGCTCGGCACGCCGTCGATGGGCGACATCAAAATCACCGGCGCCTCCTCCTTCAGCCGAAAATAACCTGCCGGGTTTCAACTCAATGTATAACCGCGAGCAGCCTGACCGAAAGTCGAGTCAAAAAACTCCCCTTGATTCCGATGCGCCGGGCTCAAATCCGTTTTATACTGGGATCGGAGGCTAAGAAAATGAAAAAGATATTGACCCTTCTGGTGACCGCGTCTCTGGCGGTGACCGCCGCCGGCTGCTTCCCGTTCGGCAGCATCATCGGCCGGGGCCCGGTGGAGACGAGAACCTTTGATTTATCGGGTTTCAGCCGCGTGGAAGTGTCTTCCACCTTTGATGCGGAGATCAGCCGCGGCAGCGCTTTCTCCGTGACGGTGACCACCAACGAGAATATTTTCGATTATCTCGATCTTGAAGTGAACGGCGATACCCTGCTGGTCCGCCTTAAAAGCGGCAGCTATACGGTGGCCAACCTGGATGCCGGCATCACCATGCCCGATCTGAAGGCACTGGAGGTCTCCGGCGCCTCCGAGGCTTCAGTCAGCGGTTTTAATTTCAACCACGACCTGGACCTCAAGGTTTCCGGGGCCAGCAGCATCACCGTGGAGAATGTGAAGAGCGGCAACGTGAATATTGAGGCTTCCGGCGCCTCACGGGTTAAAGGCAGCCTGGAATGCGGCGACGCCCGCCTCAATGTGAGCGGCGCCTCCAACGCCGATTTGTCCGGCCTCGGCAGGAACCTGGACGTGACCGCCTCCGGCGCCTCCCATATCACGCTGCGGGATTTCAGCGGCGCCGAAGTCAAAGTCAATTTCTCCGGCGCTTCATCCGGCACGGTGAACGCCTCCGGCAGGCTGGACGTCCAGCTCTCCGGAGCCTCCTCGCTAAGATATTTCGGCAACCCGGCCATCGGCGACGTCAATGTCACCGGCGGCTCATCCTTCAGCAAGGGCTAACTCCCCGAAAATCTGATACCGGTAATCCGAAGAAAATAGGTTTCTCCCCGCCTCCGGATTACTGGTATTATTGAATCATGCGACCCGAATACCACGCCGCTCTGCTCTGGCTTTACGGTTTCGTCGATTATGAAGCCGTCCAGCGGCCGCGCGACGACTCCCGCTATGACCTGCGCCGGGTGCGGCTGCTGCTGGAGCGGCTGGGAGACCCCCACCTTAAAGCCAAAACAGTCCATATCGCCGGCAGCAAAGGCAAGGGTTCCACGGCGGCCATGATATTTTCTGCGCTCAGGGAAGCCGGCTACCGGACAGGGCTGTATACCTCTCCCCACCTCATCGAGACTTACGAACGTTTTAAGATCAACGGCAGGTTCATCGGCGAGGACGAACTCATCGCCGGGATCGAACGGCTGAAGCCAATCGTCGAGGCCATCAAAGCCGAAAGCCGCTACGGCGCGCTGACCACCTTCGAGATCATGACGGCGCTGGCCTTCGATTTTTTTGCCGCGAACAACGTAGAATGGCAGGTCATCGAGGTCGGCCTGGGCGGCCGGCTGGACGCCACCAACGTCGTCGAGCCTGACCTGTGCGTCATCACCACCATCGCCCTAGAGCACACCGAGGTGCTGGGCGATACGCTGGGGCAAATCGCTTCCGAGAAGGCGGGCATCATCAAGACCGGCGTTCCGGTTGTCTCGGCACTCCAGGCTCCGGAGGCAATGCAGGTTATCGAGGAAATATGCCGGCAAAAGGGTGCTGCCCTGCTGGCGGTCGATCCAAATAAAACGGCGCCATCGCAATACCGCGGCGGGCGGCAGGTGTTTTCTGTTAACGGCCGGCTCAACCGCTACGACATTTCCCTGCCCCTTCTGGGGACATTCCAGCGGATCAACTGCGCGGCGGCGGTAGCGGCGCTGGAGACGCTGGCCGAGCGGGGGGTGCCAGGTCTCGATAAAATGATCATCGAGCGCGGCCTGGGTAAAGCCCAATGGCCAGGCAGGTTCCAGGTGCTGGACAAAGATCCGATCATCATCGCCGACGGCGGCCACAATCCGGCTGCGGCGGCGGAACTCGCCGCCTCGCTTGATGCCTATTTCGGCGGCCGGGATCTCCTGGCGCACCCGGCGGTACTGGTCATCGGGGCATCCGCCGATAAAAACGTCGGCGGCATGGCGGAGGTGCTGACGCCGTTGTTCGACGAGGTAATCGTCACCCGAACCCGCCACCCGCGGGCCATGGAGCCTCGGATACTGGGCCGGGCTTTTGAGGCGTTGGGCAAAAAGGTCAACTATACCTCAACCACCGCCGAGGCCCTGGTGCTGGGCGTTAAAATGGCCGGCGCCGGCGGTCTGGTATGCGTCACCGGCTCTCTTTTCGCCGTCGGTGAAACGCTGGAACTCTGGCAGGCCGGAGAAGCAAAGGCCTGACCGTTCCAAGTGCCCGATAGGTACAATTTACGCCGGGAAGTTGGTCACCCGGGACTCCTCAGAAAGCATCGGGCCCAGGACTTTTTCCAGCGCCATGGTATGGGAACAGCGGCCCCAGGTGGTGAAGAAGTCACAATTACAGTGCCACTGGCCGTTTTTGAGTTCGGTTATATGAGTTTCGTTTTCGCCGCGGAATTTGACACTCATGTCGGTAAAGGTGATGCGGTCTCTTTCCTGGGCGTAGCGGTTGGCTTTCTCGATCTTACCGATGAGGCTGGAATACATTTCTGACCCTCCTCTTGCTGGTTCTCGATACGAACTGCTGGTCTAGATAACTAAAAAGCACCGCCGCGCCAGGCGCGACAGTGCTTCAGCACCCAACTTCCCGGGGGCTGACTACTCGCACGGCGGATAAAACCTCAGAATGAGCTTCACGGCATCATTGTACCCCCGCCGGAGGCCTTCCGTCTAGGGGTCAATTTTTTATGTTGTGTTTCATTACCCGGCAGCGCCCGCATTCGCCGCAGCAGCTCCGAATCCGAAATCCGGATATCTAAATCCGAAACAAACTCGAAAGTGACATACTTCAAATGTATT
Proteins encoded in this region:
- a CDS encoding NifU family protein yields the protein MLEKVKTVLDKIRPSLQADGGDVQLVEVKEKEGIVKVKLTGACAGCPMSQMTLKNGIERILKREVPEVKEVVAA
- a CDS encoding PAS domain-containing protein translates to MLQTVNASTLIALLETLPLDLTFMDAAGRIVWFSAHRIFNRPPDIIGRDVRECHQPSSWAAIDKMVTDFKSGRRDSEEHLVEKSDGRRIRIRYLAVRSPSGEYLGLVEMAELVTG
- a CDS encoding folylpolyglutamate synthase/dihydrofolate synthase family protein, producing MRPEYHAALLWLYGFVDYEAVQRPRDDSRYDLRRVRLLLERLGDPHLKAKTVHIAGSKGKGSTAAMIFSALREAGYRTGLYTSPHLIETYERFKINGRFIGEDELIAGIERLKPIVEAIKAESRYGALTTFEIMTALAFDFFAANNVEWQVIEVGLGGRLDATNVVEPDLCVITTIALEHTEVLGDTLGQIASEKAGIIKTGVPVVSALQAPEAMQVIEEICRQKGAALLAVDPNKTAPSQYRGGRQVFSVNGRLNRYDISLPLLGTFQRINCAAAVAALETLAERGVPGLDKMIIERGLGKAQWPGRFQVLDKDPIIIADGGHNPAAAAELAASLDAYFGGRDLLAHPAVLVIGASADKNVGGMAEVLTPLFDEVIVTRTRHPRAMEPRILGRAFEALGKKVNYTSTTAEALVLGVKMAGAGGLVCVTGSLFAVGETLELWQAGEAKA
- a CDS encoding head GIN domain-containing protein; the encoded protein is MKKILTLLVTASLAVTAAGCFPFGSIIGRGPVETRTFDLSGFSRVEVSSTFDAEISRGSAFSVTVTTNENIFDYLDLEVNGDTLLVRLKSGSYTVANLDAGITMPDLKALEVSGASEASVSGFNFNHDLDLKVSGASSITVENVKSGNVNIEASGASRVKGSLECGDARLNVSGASNADLSGLGRNLDVTASGASHITLRDFSGAEVKVNFSGASSGTVNASGRLDVQLSGASSLRYFGNPAIGDVNVTGGSSFSKG
- a CDS encoding bifunctional (p)ppGpp synthetase/guanosine-3',5'-bis(diphosphate) 3'-pyrophosphohydrolase, with amino-acid sequence MAFYAILGHWPYYGKQVEVTALLEATARYLPWEKVEQIRSAYDFAAKAHEGQTRKSGEPFIEHPLSVALILAELQLDATAVKAALLHDVPEDSAIPLTKIEELFGKDVGKLVDGVTKLAKLSLAAPGETRFSGNTTYERQAENLRKMLVAMAEDLRVVFIKLADRLHNMRTLDAMPPEKQKDTARETLEIYAPLAHRLGIWEIKWQLEDLAFRFLEPQHYKSLARLLASKRAQREEFIGKVIDVLRSEFDKVGIKAEITGRAKHIYSLHQKAEKYALQGRHFDEIYDLLAIRVLVVSVNECYTALGAVHNLWHPIPGSFDDYIANPKPNGYQSLHTAVLSMSATPLEIQIRTYEMHRLAEYGVAAHWRYKEGDKAAPKSEDRISWLRQLADWHRDLAGAEEFLESVKTDIFNDQVFVFTPGGEIKDLPKGATPLDFAYRVHTELGHRCVGAKVNGKLVGLDYRLRNGEVVEIVTTKKDKGPSRDWLNPNLGYVKTSHAITKIRQWFKKQERTENIEKGRELLEKEFRHLGLKIPDFKTLAHQNNCENIDEFLAAVGYGGLSAHSIALSQVAAAEAPHPVEAAAPAAPARADSSGVSVMGIGDVLTKIAGCCRPLPGEDIIGYVTRSQGVTIHRADCHNVLKEEEPERLIRVEWGRQDQFYPTRLQVLAWDRVGLVRDISTLIADEKVNISNMTVAESPDRVTSITLDIETKGLTQLARLISKMEGVKGVTSINRLGEDSKSRQSA
- a CDS encoding endonuclease III domain-containing protein, with protein sequence MGDASPAEKLKAVYRLLLERYGPQRWWPGETPFEVMTGAVLTQSAAWGNVEKAIGNLKAAGKLSAAALRDIPAADLAVLIYPSGYYNAKARKLKALVEWLGNYGDDLSRLDRRDSQGLREELLGVHGIGPETADSILLYALGRPIFVIDAYTRRLYPRLGIKPDRDTYDSWQRLFMANLPHEAASFNEYHALIVRHGKESCRKKPRCRDCCLSELCPAFSP
- the tsaA gene encoding tRNA (N6-threonylcarbamoyladenosine(37)-N6)-methyltransferase TrmO translates to MEELKMELRTIGRVKSPVIDNPANGFDWREVVSEIEIEPALEEGLDSLTDFSHIMITWWMHRAVDPSKKALKVYPRGRKDLPPVGVFASRSPYRPNSLGRATVRLLERRGSTLVVHGLDAIDGTPVLDIKPFIPGYDSPLEGVFAPEWATRHQRKS
- a CDS encoding head GIN domain-containing protein encodes the protein MARKEYDFSGFTEVEARNALKVEIKRADTYSVAAEADEEVLNDIKLTVAAGRLTAKLEARWGHLGLLFKGSPTPKVLITMPALQAVELAAASRGEITGFAGGSLFKVELAGASKLSGDVTCGQLEIEAGAASHVELTGKADSAAVELSGASNANLEKMSVGGAKVKLGGASTAAINLAGKLDAQVTGASSLRWLGTPSMGDIKITGASSFSRK
- a CDS encoding HD domain-containing phosphohydrolase translates to MAQPVKKDIIIVASHEEAARQQISAKLIMAGLRCLTASSSAETIELIYHRDVALVLLEAAMPGRSGLQVLQEITAVSPDTAVVTMLDGRDREAAVRCLDLGAADYLVKPANLEETLLKTRRILDWRQLVMQHREYKTTLEQRVSERTRDLIQTVAKMKSAAVDTLVRLARAAEYKDEDTGSHIQRMSRYTALVAERMGLADDYVESLLYAATMHDIGKIGIPDSILLKPGKLTDEEWSVMKQHTVIGARILDGAEAEIVKLGAAIAISHHEKWNGSGYPFGFKGEEIPLPGRIAAIADVFDSLTSKRAYRKDDFTADETFKIIEQSVGVQFDPAVFAAFKAAWPDIRAEHQRFRTLEASRASSQIDTAVLS